The sequence below is a genomic window from Microcebus murinus isolate Inina chromosome 4, M.murinus_Inina_mat1.0, whole genome shotgun sequence.
CGGTCCTCCTCTGGGGAGCCGGGCCTGCCCCCTAGGAGTCAGGGTATCCCGTCTCCACTTGCGGATTGGCTCCCCGGCTGGGACCTGTCACTCGGACATCAATAGCCGCCGCCATCCAATCACGGCCGTGCGCGGGCGGGCCGGAGGGCCTGCTGGGCCAACAGGAGGACGGCGCTGGGCCGAGGCCGCTGGACCCGCCGTTGGAACCGGGGCTGCATGAAGGTGCTGCTAGGTCTTCCGCGCCAGGCCGGGGAGAGGGTCTCTCGCTCTGGGGCGGGGAGCTCCCAGCGGGCGGCGGCCGGGGCTCCCGAGGCTACCTCGGCCCGCTGaggccgcccgcgcccgccctcTAATCCGAGCCATAGCATTGCCCGTCCCCCTTCTTCCGCTTCCGGGCCCGCCCGACCCGCCATATTAGGTTCCGGCCCCGCCCCCGTCCCATTGGCCCAGCCCCCTCACCGAGGGCTCCGGCCTTCGCTGCCCAATGTTAGGCCTCGCCTCCTCTAGGCTCCACCCACGCTCCCGCCCACCCGCGCAGGCCACGCCCCCTAGCCCTGACACCGCGCCCAGGCCACGTTGGGTCCGCCTTTCCGGCCCGAAGGCCGCACCTACTCTGCAtaggccccgccccctcgcccctGGCCCCGCCCATCGCCCTCAGGGGGTCCTGCCGCAGGTTTGCGCCCGCTCCGAACCTACCTCCAGCGCTTCCGCGGCGCCGCCGCCTGGTGCGGGAGtccccgcaggccccgcccccggcttAAGCCCCGCCCAGGCCGCCCTCGGCCCCGCCCACGCCCCCGGTTTTCCGCACAAGCTCCTCCCCGGCCCcgcgggccccgcccccgcgccctgGCCCGGGTCCCCGTCCCTGGCGCGCCCAGGTGTCTGTTTACCTGGCGCTCAGGTGAGTCTCGAGCCGCGGCGGTCTCGGCCCTAGCCGCCCGCCTCTCCCTCGGCGCGGCCCGCCAGCCCGACGGCACGGAGGGGCCCGGGGCCCCGGGCGCAGGGCGGCCCGCCTCGCCGCTGCCGCGCGCGCCCCCGGCGCAGGCCCCCGACGGCGGCGCCGCGGCCCCCGAGCGCGGGCACATGCCGGACCTGGTGGTGACGGCGCTGCTGGCGCCGTCGCGCCTGTCGCTGAAGCTGCTCCGCGCCTTCCTGTGGAGCCTCGTGTTCTCCGCGGCGCTGGTGGCCGCGGCGGCCTACGGCTGCGTGGCGCTGGCGCACGTGCTGTGCCGGCCCCGGCGCGGCTGCTGCGGGCGCCGCCGGCGCGCGGCCCCCGCCTGCCTGAGCGACCCCTCGCTGGGCGAGCACGCCTTCCTGACCCTCAAGGTGAGCGCGCGCGGGCCGGGGCCGCGGGCATGCCCGGTCAGCCCGCAGGCCTGGGCTTCGAGCCTAGGAAGGGGGGTTCCCGCGCCTCACACCGTGCGCCCCGACCCCGCAGAGCTCGGGCCTGCGACTGCACTACGTGTCGGCTGGGCGAGGCAACGGACCCCTCATGCTGTTCCTGCACGGCTTCCCCGAGAACTGGTACGTGcgcgcggggcgcgcggggcgcggggccggtGGGGCTCGGACCGACCAGCCGCCCGGGAACCCAAGACGCGGCGAGGAGGGCTGGGTGGGCGGGGTAGGCTGGGGCGCGCGGAGCGTGTAGGGCCCGGAGGGGATGCCAGGGGCCGAGGGGGCTGCGCCAGGGTGCCTGGGGCCCGGAGGACATGAAGGGAGGCGACCAAGGGGTGCTGAGGTCGAGATGCCCTGGGTTTGGGGTGCAGCTGGTCTTAGCCTCTGCCTGGGATTCCCGTCCTCCTTTCTGGGAAATCTGGAGCAGGAAGCTGGGCTTGCCAATGGTCTCTGCTGGGCGTAGGACGGAGGCGCAGCCCGGGAGCCCTGACTCAATTTCCCTCCCCGCCCACCGGGCAGGTTCTCCTGGCGCTACCAGCTCAGGGAGTTCCAGAGCCGCTTCCACGTCGTGGCCGTGGACCTGCGTGGCTATGGTCCTTCCGACGCGCCGCGGGACGTGGACTGCTACACCACCAGCCTGCTGATGGCGGACATCGAGGATGTCATCCTAGGCCTGGGTGCAGACACGCCCCGCGTCCCAGAAGCCACCTCCCCCATCCTGCACACACAcccatccccccttccccctccgcCCCTGCTTCCTCCTTGCTGGGGCCTGTGACCCCCCGCCCTCAGCCCTACCTGGCACCTCACACCAGCTTCTCTGCCCCTCAGGTTACTCCAAGTGCATCCTGGTGAGCCACGACTGGGGTGCTCTTATCGCCTGGAATTTCTCCATCTACTACCCGTCCATGGTGGAGCGCATGGTTGTGGTCAGCGGTCCGCCCATGTCCGTGTACCAAGGTGTGTCGGGGAGTCTGGGACACTGGGCTGTACCTGCGTgcaggggggtgtgtgtgtgtggctacaTTTGCAATGTACACCTGTCCACCTGCCAGGGGCAGGGGGCGCAGCAGTGAACCCGGGTTTCTTCCCTTGCGTCACTTCGCAGTCTAAAGTCGATGATAATGCATTTAGGAGCAGCCCACATTCTTTGAGCACTTACGCAGTAGCAAGGAGCCTGTGTGCAGTAACCTGCCCAAGGCTCCTGGGCTTATGAAAGTGTTATTCCCCTGTGTTACagctgggggaaactgaggcaagagaggttaaatgactttctTCTGGCAGGGAAGGCACAGGTAACTAAAGCCACTGCGGGAGCATGAGATGCCATCCGAGGCTGCCCACTGCCTGTGTCACAGCTCCTGCTTTTAGTTCCCGGCATGGGAGTCGTAGCTACGtgacctctctctctttctctctccccctcctcactcTCCTTGTGGTTATTTCGTGCCCGTCTCTCcttctagaccaggcgtcctcaaactacggcccgccggCCACCTgcctgtgtgttttgttttgttttgttttgtttttgagacagagtctcgctctgttgcccaggctagagtgagtgccgtggcgtcagcctcgctcacagcaacctcaatctcctgggctcaggcgatcctcctgcctcagcctcccgagtagctgggactacaggcatgcccggctaattttttctatatatatattagttggccaattaatttctttctctttatagtagagacgggggtctcgctcttgctcaggctggtttcgaactcctgacctggagcaatccgcccgcctcggcctcccagagtgctgggattacaggcgtgagccaccgcacccggcccacctgcgggtgtttttgcccatttgtctttttacttcaaaataagatgtgtgcagtgtgcataggaatttgttcatcgttttttttaaactatagtccggccctccaacggtctgagggacagtgaactggccccctgtttaaaaagtttgaggacccctgctctagactcTAGGCTCCCGTGAGGGCAGGAAGTCCTGTCTGTCCCATTCGCTGCTGTGTCTCCAGGgtctagaacagggcctggcacacagtaggtgctcaatgaatgtcaGCTGAATGGAGCAGGGGGAAATGCATCCTGGGCTAGGCAGCGGATGCACACCAGTGAATGCGGGGGCTCCCCCGAGCTGCAGACGGAGGACCCCCCCCATTCTGAGGATGGCGACCGCCCAGCGCCATCTGTCTGGGTAGGAGGCTGGTACGGGGCCAGGAGGGCCGTCTGGTGTCTTTTACAGACTCAGGCAACGCAGCGGCGGCACTCCTGAGGCCCGTGTGCCCGACCTGGGCATGCGTAGGGGCTCAGGTGTGTGGGGGCCTAACAGGCCTCACCTCTGTCCCCCAACCCACCCACCCCAGACTACTGTCTGCGCCACATTGGCCAGCTCTTCCGTTCGAACTACATGTTCCTGTTCCAGCTTCCCTGGCTGCCCGAGAAGTTTCTGTCCATGTCTGACTTCCAGGTGCAGTGGggcgaggggctggggctggggggcggcAGGCTGGGGAGGCGGGGGGCTGGCCGGGCACTGACACCAGAGTCCTGCTGTCTGCCCAGATCCTGAAGACCACCTTAGCTCACCGCAAGTCAGGCATCCCGCACCTGACCCCCACCGAGCTCGAGGCCTTCCTGTATAACTTCTCACAGCCCAATGGCCTCACCGGGCCCATCAACTACTACCGAAACCTCTTCAGGTGAGAACGGGCGTGGGGCCGGAAGCTCAGGAGAGTcgctggggcagggggtgggggggcatccatccgtctgtctgtctgtctgtctgtctgtcttggcCACAGGAATTTCCCGTTGGAGCCCCAGGAGCTGGCCGCGCCCACACTGCTGCTGTGGGGGGAGAAAGACCAGTACTTCGAGCTGGGGCTGGTGGCGGCCATCGGCAGCCGCTTTGTGCCCGGCCGGTTGGAGGCCCACATCCTGCCAGGGGCGGGCCACTGGATCCCGCAGAGCCACCCCCGGGAGATGCACCAGTACATGTGGGCCTTCCTGCAAGACCTGCTGGACTAGCGGCCCCCTTCCTGCCAGCCTGCCCaggagcgggggaggggggactCCCAGGAGCACACGCCCGCCGTGGGAGTGTGCCCGGGGACCGAGGGACGTCCGGGCACGCAGGCAGACTCTTGGGTCTCCCACAGGCTCGGGACCCCGGGCGGCACGTGAGTGCATCTGCGGGCCTTCACGTTGCAGGCGTGGGCGCGTGCACACCTGAGCCGGCACTTTGACCCCGGGCACTCCCGTGTCCCTCTGCTCCGTGGCGCCAGATGCTGGGACCGAGtgtcctgcctctcccctccctgggacCCCAGCCTGCTCCTTGCCGTGGCCGGCCAGATGATAAACTTGGCCCTTCCCGTCCCCGGCTCCCACATCCAGCCTGGGTCTTCATGCAGAATGCCACCGCGCTGCCAGCCATGTCTGGCGGGATTcaacttaaaatgtaaattagtttaAAACGAAATAACAATTAAAATGCAGTGCCTCAGTCACGCCAGCCATGGTTCAAGTGCTCAATCGCCACATCAGTGCAGAAAGATCTTTCAGACGGCGGCGCCCCGGCCTCGGCCGAGGAGGGTATTTGTAGCTTAAGAGTAGGGGGGGGGCCTCCCCGCCTGGCTTTTGACAGCCCCAGCAAGCAGGGGACCctggtgggcaggcaggtgggtgTGCAGTCTCCTCTCCAGCCAGGCCCCGGGGGCAGCTCCCGCgatccccctcctcctcctcctcctgacccTAGGCCTGGTCAGGTCAAGTTCTCTGGCCACCCCGGCCTGGGGCTGGCCCGCGTCTCCCATCCCTGGGAAAAGGGACTCGCGGCCCTGGAAGCACGCGTGAGATTCTGGACTCGCTGAGCTCCCAGGAGGTCCCCTCTGCGACCCGAAGCAAGCCTGCCTCTCCGGCTCCTGGAACCTTCTGCTCCAAATTAGCCGCGCTTCCTGCTGACTTTCTGGAGGCCTCTGGCTCCAGCTTCCAGATGGGGGGGGGGATTGCCAAGGGGAGGGGAAGCGCCCAACCCCAGGCCTGTCACGGCATCAGCCTCTATCTCCCTGGCGTCTGCCTGGCCTTTGGGGGACAGCGTCATTACCTGCAGCCTGAGGGCCTGTGGGGTCAGAGAAgtgcatcctcctgcctctgggatGGGCCTCCCTGCTGGtcgacaccccccccccccgcccctccctggtccccagAGTAACACCCTTTTACGCTCAACGTAGGTGCCAGGCGCTGCTCCAGGGACAGAGTGAACGAGAAGGACACAGCCTTCCTCCCGTGCACGCCGTGACGGCCCGCGCGAGGCTTCCCTGAGGGagcgcgggggagggggggacccCAGCTTTCGGGGAGGGGACGCACTTTAAGGGGGAGCGGAAGGCAGTGCGTGGGAAGGTCCGAGGCGCGACCAGCCCGGCTGCCAAGGCAggacgggcgggcgggcgggcgagcgGGGACAGCCAGGCCGCCAGGCCCGCGAGGAGCGTGCGCCCGACTCTCAAGGGAAGCCGGGCAGGGTTTTCAGCAGGGACGGACATGGCCTGCATTTTGAAGAGCTCCCTGCGGCGGCCGGACGGTCCCACGCAGGAGCGCGGAGGCCCCCGCGCAGGGCGGGCCCCGGCGGAGCAGGGACCCCCGCCCAGGGCCGGGCCCCGGGCCAGCGCAGGGGGGCCCGGGGACCCCGGGGGCTGGCGCGGAGGCCGGGGGGCGCGGAGGCCGGCGGACAGGACGAGGACGGCGTCCAGGGGGCTGGTGGGGCCCCCGGCGACGGTTGCCAGGGCGACGGGGGAAGGGTGATGGTTAACCGGAACGGGGAGCGGTTGTCCGGGTGACCGGAGGGGCCCAGGCAAAGGCTGACGGGAGGCCTGGGACAGTTGCCCGGGCGACTGGGGTCCGCTGACCGTTGCTAGGGCGACGAGAGGGCGCCCTGGAGGAAGCGACCGCGTTGATTGGGCAGAGTCCCGACGAGTGGGCCAATAGGGGCTCGCGGCGGCTCGGCCTAGGCCCGCCTCCCCCTGCCCGCGCCAATCCGGACGCGCCTTCCTCCTGGCCCAGGGAGGCGCGCACGTCGCTGCAGGCCGGAGCTGGGGCCTCGAGGGTAATGCCCTCTGCGGAGCCCCTGCCCGGAGCCCCTGCCTCCAGACCGCTTTCCCGCACctcattcgttcattcactcattcgttCACGCATGCATCTGCCCCTGCCAGCAGCTCTACGCCCGCACCCGAGGACGGGCGGCGGACCGCGGGGTGCGGTCGGGCACCGGCGGGACGAGGAGCCAGCCGGGAGGGGCGCTTACCTGCCGGCAGGaagggaaggctgcctggaggaggcggcCTTGGCGCTGAGCCTTGCAGAACTGTGCTCCGACCCACGGAAGCCTCCCACGCATGGATGACTTAGGGTTTCCATGAAACTGGGAGGCCAGTTCGGGATAGGAAGACGGGGGATGGTAGGGAGCTTCGCGCGAGGCCTGAGTGTCTGGAATATTCCTCCGGGCCCGGTGAGGGGGGGGTGGGGCGGGCTGGAAGGAAGATGGGCGTGCCCCAGGCTCTGGAGAAAGAGCAGATACCCAGGGAAGGTACAGAGGCAGGTCTGGGTAATGTCCCATCTGGGGCGGAGGCAGGGCCCTGGAAGAATCTTACGGGTTAAAGACAAAGatggggcgcggtggctcacgcctgtcatcccagcactctgggaggccgaggcgggaggatcgctcaaggtcaggagttccagaccaccctcagcaagagcgagactccgcctctactaaaaatagaaagaaattaactggccaactaaaaccatatatagaaaaaaattagccgggcgcggtggctcacgcctgtcatcccagcactctgggaggctgaggcgggcggattgctcgaggtcaggagttcaaaaccagcctgagcaagagcgagaccctgtctctactataaatagaaagaaattaattggccaactaatatatatagaaaattagccgggcatggtggcgcatacttgtagtcccagctactcgggaggctgaggcagcaggattgcttgagcccaggagtttgaggttgctgtgagctaggctgacgccacagcactcactctagcctgggcaacaagcgagactctgtctcaaaaaaaaaaaaaaaaaaattagccaggcatggtggcccacgcttgtagtcccagctactcgggaggctgaggcaggaggatcgcttgagcccaggagtctgaggttgctgtgagcgaggctgatgccagggcactctagctcaggcaacagagcaagactctgtctcaaaaaaaaaaaaaaaaaaaggaaagaaaaaagacaaagatggcccAGCCAGCATCAGCCTGTCGTGACAGAGAGAGGCACCGAGGCTCGGAGAGAGGGCGAAGTCCCCCCAGGCCAGAGCGGAGGACCAGACAGgagactgagcccaggagactgagcccTGGGGGCCCCCAACATCTAAGAGACCACAGACGTAGCACAGGGGCCAGGCAAGTGTGAGGCCCCAGCAAGGGAGGAGCGCGTGTGTCCAGGAGCAGGGATACAGTTTGTGGCCTCAAAAGCTGCTGTGCTTCAAGTGAGAGGACCGAGTCATGCAAACCCCGAAGCGCTGGGGAAGGAGAGCTGGGACTGAGGGCGGAGGGCTCGCTGGTCACAGTGAGCTTAACCACTCCGCGAGGGCGCTGGCCGGCCTCCAGGCCTCGCCCGCATCCGGCTCTCGCGGTCCGTCCCGCAGGGCGGCCTGTGCTGCCGTTGACCGCGcccgtcttgctcttgtgtgatgggGAAAGCCTGGAAGCACTGAGAGCTCCTTTTCGTTCACAGCCAGCTTTACTCGTAACGTCAGTCCGAAATATGTGTTTGCATTGCGTTAAtttcaaatgttcacaattttattctgatacatgagaaattagaaaagtcacgGCTTCCCGGCTGTCGGCCACAGTCGCCGTGCGCGCTCACCTGcggctgtcgactgtagtccaCGCTCGTCCCGAAGTGGTTTAAACAGGGCTGCGGAGGGGAAGACGGGGACCCGGGGTGGGGGTCCGGGGGACAGAACTGACACATTCAAACAGGGTCGTTGGAGGCAGGTGTGCTACAGGGACTATATGCCGTGGGGCGGGCAGGGTTTGGGGGGGCACCTGGGTTAGCGGCACCCTCTCCGGGTGTTCCTGCTGGGGCAAGGGGAAGGAAAGGTCAGCAGAGCCGGGGCAGAGAGTCATGTGGACAGGACCTTTGGTTACGGGACACAGCCAGCTGAGGTGGCCCCACAGGGAGTGATCCAGGAGGATTAGTGTCCCATTCTCACTTTCCTCCAAGGCCATCGGGCAGGGCCTCCTACTggccaacaccccccccccagaagCCAGAGCGGGAGAACAGGGGCCAGAGCAGGTGGAGAAGGAAAGGATGGAGTTGGGGGGCTGTGGGACGAGGTGCGGAGCAAGGGGAGGTGACAGGAGCTGGGGCCGGGCAGATGTGAGATGGGCGTTCGCTGTGTGCATTTCACTGTATCCCGGAAGAGACCTCAACCACCAGCTCAGGGGGGAGGAGGTCAGGGGAGTCCTCCCCTTCTCCGAAGCAGCAGGAGAGGGAGTCGAGGGGGAGCAAGTGACACCCCTACAGGGAAGAGGACAAGCTTCAGGGGCCAGGGAGGCCAGGACAAGGCAGTTGGGGGACATCACAGCATCGTGGTTTGGAGGCGAGCAAGAGAACCTGAAGTCCAGAGGGAGGCCAGGGCGCAAAAGGTTGGTGTGGTCTGCAGCCCAAGAGCTTGGGCGGGCAGGACAGGGGACAGGCCCTCAGACCCGCTGCAGGGGCCCGGGGCAGGGAAACCACAGCCCGCTCCCCAAGAAGGGCCGGAGAACGGCCTCCCCCGTCCCTGTTCCCCAGGCTGCAGACAGAGCTGCAGGCGCCCCACGGAAGTGCGTTCCCTTCCCTCCACTTCCCTTTCTTCCCAGCTGTTCTCACGCCCCCTCCCTCGGGAagctccccctcccagcccccatctTTTCCCCTGACCAAGGCCCTGTTCTAACGGGGGCTGGATGTATCTGTGTCCAGGCAGGGAGTGTCTGGGGGTGGTGGTCTCAAGGGCTGGCCTTGGGCACGTTCAGGTCCCAGctcctgattcattcattcacctggcGGCGACTTCGCTTGCGGGGCACCAGGCTCCATGCTGGACTTGGGGATTCAGCGCCGAGCCCGCCCGCAGGATCCCATGGGGAGGGGTCAGAGCCCTgaccgaggaggaggaggaggaggaggccgtgGGAGCCCAGAGAAGGCCCTGCGAAGGACCAAGGAGGGCTCCCTGGGAGGAGAAGCGGAACTTCCAGAGTGATCCTTTACAAACTAAGCCAGACCAGCTTCCCCTGCTAAAACCCTCCAGGGGCTTCCACTGTGCTGGGGCCAGAATCCCAGACGCTCTGGCCTCTTGGGACACCGCCCCGCCAGctcccctgccttcctgcccctcGAGCCCCCTCGCTTAGCGGCACCCTGGCCGCCTCGCTGTCTGTCGCTCCTCTCCGGCCACCCCTTtctcctctgggcctttgcactttccgttccctctgcctggaacacccttccCCTGGCTGTTTCCCTTGCaggcctctctcctccctctgatCCCCTTCTCAGCCAGGCCTGTCCTGACCTCCCCACGCTGAAATCTCTCGCTCCCTCTGAACCCTCTTGTCCCGATGGTTCTtatgtgttctctctctttctttctttctttttctttctttctttctttctttctttctttctttctttctttctttctttctttctttctttctttctttctttctttctttctttctttcttttcttccttcctctcttttcttttctttttttttttttttgagacagagtctccctttgttgcccaggctagagtgagtgccgtggcgtcagcctcactcacagcaacctcagactcctgggctcaagcgatcctcctgcctcagcc
It includes:
- the EPHX3 gene encoding epoxide hydrolase 3 — translated: MPDLVVTALLAPSRLSLKLLRAFLWSLVFSAALVAAAAYGCVALAHVLCRPRRGCCGRRRRAAPACLSDPSLGEHAFLTLKSSGLRLHYVSAGRGNGPLMLFLHGFPENWFSWRYQLREFQSRFHVVAVDLRGYGPSDAPRDVDCYTTSLLMADIEDVILGLGYSKCILVSHDWGALIAWNFSIYYPSMVERMVVVSGPPMSVYQDYCLRHIGQLFRSNYMFLFQLPWLPEKFLSMSDFQILKTTLAHRKSGIPHLTPTELEAFLYNFSQPNGLTGPINYYRNLFRNFPLEPQELAAPTLLLWGEKDQYFELGLVAAIGSRFVPGRLEAHILPGAGHWIPQSHPREMHQYMWAFLQDLLD